In a single window of the Acyrthosiphon pisum isolate AL4f chromosome X, pea_aphid_22Mar2018_4r6ur, whole genome shotgun sequence genome:
- the LOC100167913 gene encoding transmembrane emp24 domain-containing protein bai isoform X1: MNFIVHLTISLSILSIGNCIRWNMQPNSRKCLREELRENVLVKGEYEVTQVDNQQVDYVVKDSKNHILSQKEDISSGKFTFSVENYDIFEICFSSKTSNNEYHQGAIQEVFVDIKTGVEAKSYEGIAEAFKLKPLEMDLKRLEDFSEAIVLGFKDMKKRADEMRNTNESTNKRVLYFSLFSMICVIVLATWQVFYLRRYFKAKKLIE; this comes from the exons ATGAACTTTATAGTACATTTGACGATTTCTTTATCTATACTCTCAATTGGGAACTGCATAAGATGGAATATGCAACCCAACAGTCGAAAATGTCTCAGAGAAGAACTCAGGGAAAATGTATTGGTAAAGGGTGAATATGAAGTAACTCAGGTTGACAATCAGCAAGTAGATTATgtt gttAAAGAttcaaaaaatcatatattgtCACAGAAAGAAGATATAAGTTCTGGAAAGTTTACTTTTAGTGtagaaaattatgatatatttgaaatatgtttttcttCAAAAACTTCAAATA atgaat atcATCAAGGTGCTATACAAGAGGTTTTTGTGGATATAAAAACAGGAGTAGAAGCTAAAAGCTACGAAGGA ATTGCTGAAGCTTTTAAATTGAAACCTCTCGAGATGGATCTAAAGCGACTGGAAGACTTTTCAGAAGCCATTGTACTAGGATTCAAAGATATGAAAAAGCGTGCTGATGAAATGCGCAATACAAATg aatcTACAAACAAGAGAGTCCTCTATTTTAGTTTGTTCAGTATGATTTGTGTAATTGTGTTGGCAACTTGGCAAGTCTTTTACTTGAGGCGTTACTTCAaagcaaaaaaattaatcgaataA
- the LOC100167913 gene encoding transmembrane emp24 domain-containing protein bai isoform X2, which produces MNFIVHLTISLSILSIGNCIRWNMQPNSRKCLREELRENVLVKGEYEVTQVDNQQVDYVVKDSKNHILSQKEDISSGKFTFSVENYDIFEICFSSKTSNNHQGAIQEVFVDIKTGVEAKSYEGIAEAFKLKPLEMDLKRLEDFSEAIVLGFKDMKKRADEMRNTNESTNKRVLYFSLFSMICVIVLATWQVFYLRRYFKAKKLIE; this is translated from the exons ATGAACTTTATAGTACATTTGACGATTTCTTTATCTATACTCTCAATTGGGAACTGCATAAGATGGAATATGCAACCCAACAGTCGAAAATGTCTCAGAGAAGAACTCAGGGAAAATGTATTGGTAAAGGGTGAATATGAAGTAACTCAGGTTGACAATCAGCAAGTAGATTATgtt gttAAAGAttcaaaaaatcatatattgtCACAGAAAGAAGATATAAGTTCTGGAAAGTTTACTTTTAGTGtagaaaattatgatatatttgaaatatgtttttcttCAAAAACTTCAAATA atcATCAAGGTGCTATACAAGAGGTTTTTGTGGATATAAAAACAGGAGTAGAAGCTAAAAGCTACGAAGGA ATTGCTGAAGCTTTTAAATTGAAACCTCTCGAGATGGATCTAAAGCGACTGGAAGACTTTTCAGAAGCCATTGTACTAGGATTCAAAGATATGAAAAAGCGTGCTGATGAAATGCGCAATACAAATg aatcTACAAACAAGAGAGTCCTCTATTTTAGTTTGTTCAGTATGATTTGTGTAATTGTGTTGGCAACTTGGCAAGTCTTTTACTTGAGGCGTTACTTCAaagcaaaaaaattaatcgaataA
- the LOC100570162 gene encoding uncharacterized protein LOC100570162, producing the protein MSYANALSKNLTKTPIEFKNLPNEKILFVMDSYALSKTDIDFSPTNIDPMSSVAIIRRAYRFFALQKNRFQNNSFGICLLTPHSFNLVMDFTTNINVIIEKLSFIMAQNDKHEEVAAYDFGPLLKYIGKLRNLHKDCIFRVIMTYNRDDCLPIIEPLDKKTFNIFCSPTFYFDTVYVCENNIETDEMAQTIYGKLALLCSTWSQKVCVQRKPMAIINGITSLLPHPYTRELTTK; encoded by the coding sequence atgtctTATGCAAACGCACTATcaaaaaatttgacaaaaactCCCATAGAGTTTAAAAATCTACCAAATgagaaaatattgtttgttatgGATTCTTATGCATTGTCTAAAACTGACATTGATTTCAGTCCTACTAATATAGATCCAATGTCTAGTGTGGCAATAATTCGAAGGGCATACAGATTTTTTGCATTACAAAAGAATCGGTTCCAAAATAACTCTTTTGGTATTTGTCTATTAACCCCACACTCATTTAATCTAGTTATggattttacaacaaatattaatgttataattgaaaaattatcatttataatggCTCAAAATGATAAACATGAAGAAGTTGCTGCATATGATTTCGGccctttgttaaaatatattggtaaattAAGGAATCTTCATAAAGATTGTATATTTAGAGTTATCATGACTTATAACAGAGATGACTGTTTACCGATTATCGAACCACTAGACAAAaagacatttaatattttctgttcaccaacattttattttgataccgTTTAtgtatgtgaaaataatattgaaacagaTGAGATGGCTCAAACTATTTATGGTAAGCTGGCTCTATTGTGTAGTACTTGGTCTCAAAAAGTATGTGTTCAACGTAAGCCAATGGCAATTATAAATGGAATTACATCACTGTTGCCTCATCCCTATACAAGAGAGCTTACcacaaaatga